A single genomic interval of Streptococcus suis harbors:
- a CDS encoding rhodanese-related sulfurtransferase produces MSKDIRVLLYYKYVPIENAKEYAAEHLAFCKSIGLKGRILIADEGINGTVSGDYETTQKYMDYVHANPLFSDLWFKIDEENEQAFKKMFVRYKKEIVHLGLEDNDFDNDIDPLVTTGAYLSPKEFKEALLDEDTVVLDTRNDYEYDLGHFRGAIRPDIRNFRELPQWVRDNKEKFMDKRVVVYCTGGVRCEKFSGWMVREGYKDVGQLHGGIATYGKDPEVRGELWDGKMYVFDERIAVDVNHVDPVVVGKDWFDGTPCERYVNCGNPFCNRRILTSEENEYKYVRGCSAECRAHERNRYISENGLTRQEWAKRLEAIGETLAPTNA; encoded by the coding sequence ATGTCAAAAGATATTCGCGTTCTACTCTATTACAAGTATGTTCCAATTGAAAATGCCAAAGAATATGCTGCTGAGCATCTAGCTTTCTGTAAGTCTATCGGACTAAAAGGCCGTATCTTGATTGCCGACGAAGGTATCAACGGTACTGTTTCTGGTGACTATGAAACAACTCAAAAGTACATGGACTACGTTCATGCAAACCCATTGTTCAGCGATTTGTGGTTTAAGATTGATGAAGAAAATGAGCAAGCTTTCAAGAAAATGTTTGTTCGTTATAAAAAAGAAATTGTTCACCTTGGTTTGGAAGACAACGACTTTGACAACGATATTGACCCACTTGTAACAACAGGTGCCTACTTGTCACCAAAAGAGTTCAAAGAAGCTCTCTTGGACGAAGATACAGTTGTTTTGGATACACGTAATGACTACGAGTATGACCTTGGTCACTTCCGTGGTGCAATCCGTCCAGACATCCGCAACTTCCGTGAGTTGCCACAATGGGTCCGTGATAACAAAGAGAAATTCATGGACAAGCGCGTAGTTGTTTACTGTACTGGTGGTGTTCGCTGTGAAAAATTCTCAGGCTGGATGGTTCGTGAAGGCTACAAGGATGTCGGCCAGCTCCACGGTGGTATCGCAACCTATGGTAAAGACCCAGAAGTTCGTGGCGAATTGTGGGATGGGAAGATGTATGTCTTTGACGAGCGTATCGCGGTCGATGTTAACCATGTAGACCCAGTTGTCGTTGGTAAGGACTGGTTCGATGGCACACCATGTGAGCGCTATGTCAACTGTGGCAATCCATTCTGTAACCGTCGTATTTTGACATCAGAAGAGAATGAGTACAAGTATGTTCGTGGCTGTTCAGCTGAATGCCGTGCTCATGAGCGCAACCGTTACATCTCTGAAAACGGTTTGACTCGTCAAGAATGGGCAAAACGCTTGGAAGCGATTGGGGAAACTTTGGCTCCGACAAATGCCTAA
- a CDS encoding cold-shock protein, whose translation MVQGTVKWFNAEKGFGFIAQENGPDVFAHFSEIQSDGFKSLEDGQKVTFEVEQGQRGLQATNITKIG comes from the coding sequence ATGGTACAAGGTACAGTTAAATGGTTTAATGCAGAAAAGGGATTTGGTTTTATTGCTCAAGAAAACGGTCCAGATGTATTTGCACACTTTTCTGAAATTCAATCAGATGGTTTCAAATCTTTGGAAGATGGTCAGAAAGTGACATTTGAAGTGGAGCAAGGCCAACGTGGTCTTCAAGCAACCAATATTACAAAAATTGGATAA
- a CDS encoding energy-coupling factor transporter transmembrane component T family protein, with amino-acid sequence MSQQKLIGYHPGTGLIHSLSAVSKLLFFLIVSILAMITYDTRLILFIAVFSLALFKMSGIRYKEISLVLILTIIFAAINALMVHLFAPRYGVELYGADTPLLSGLGVYSLTSQQAFYLVNLLLKYFCTVPLAIIFLMTTHPSQFASSLNQIGVSYKVAYAVSLTMRYIPDIQEEFYTIRMSQEARGLELSKKGKLMDRIKGNLSLVIPLIFSFLERIDTISTAMELRRFGKNKKRTWYTQQPLQRIDYAVLLFILALVVVTIYLFFVNQGRFYNPWR; translated from the coding sequence ATGAGTCAACAAAAACTAATTGGTTACCATCCAGGAACTGGCTTGATTCATAGTTTATCGGCTGTCAGTAAATTACTCTTTTTTCTCATAGTTTCCATTCTTGCTATGATTACTTATGATACCCGCTTGATTCTTTTTATCGCAGTATTTTCTCTAGCCTTGTTCAAAATGTCAGGGATTCGTTATAAAGAAATCTCTCTTGTTTTAATTCTGACGATCATTTTTGCTGCAATTAATGCTCTGATGGTTCACTTGTTTGCACCACGGTATGGAGTGGAACTTTACGGAGCAGACACTCCCTTGCTATCAGGTCTGGGAGTTTATTCCTTGACGAGTCAGCAAGCATTTTATCTGGTGAATCTTCTCTTGAAGTATTTTTGTACAGTTCCTTTAGCGATTATCTTTCTCATGACCACTCATCCTAGTCAGTTTGCTTCCAGCTTGAATCAAATTGGGGTATCCTACAAAGTTGCTTACGCAGTAAGTTTGACCATGCGTTATATTCCAGATATTCAAGAAGAGTTTTATACGATTCGAATGTCTCAAGAAGCGCGTGGTTTGGAATTGTCCAAGAAAGGAAAATTGATGGATCGTATAAAAGGGAATCTATCCCTTGTCATTCCTCTGATTTTCAGCTTCTTGGAGAGGATTGATACGATTTCAACGGCTATGGAATTGCGACGTTTTGGAAAAAATAAAAAAAGAACATGGTATACCCAACAGCCTCTACAAAGAATAGATTACGCTGTCTTGCTATTTATTCTTGCTCTAGTAGTCGTGACAATCTATCTATTTTTTGTTAATCAGGGTCGATTCTATAATCCGTGGCGATGA
- a CDS encoding IS110 family transposase encodes MRAVFGIDVSKASSEVAILVNGEKVHGYTMSNDAIGFARLLGDLKTVHKPEIIFEATGVYSRRLQAFLDEHGYAYTRLNPLEAKKQLDSLRVRKTDQIDAEKLAQSQFVLNRKPTYVQEEVYQELRDLSRFYQNLTEDIVRAKNRLHKVLQVTFPEIETVLSKPTGEQYWNLVTAFPCKDFVLDLSKDKLLESIRQSTSKRISDKRVAYLAEKLIALANQSYCAVKKTSPMLEEVRYYAKELLRLSEQRQTVLDQMVELAQPLPEYDILLSIPGIAETTATSIIGELGDIRRFQSANQINAFIGIDLRHYESGNFLAKEHITKRGNPYARKILFKCIHNIASASHTNPCHIADFYEKRKRQSQTTSTKPHTIASIHRLIRTMYYLIMHNKLYDYASTQNR; translated from the coding sequence TGACGCCATCGGCTTTGCTCGGCTACTTGGCGATTTGAAAACCGTCCATAAGCCAGAAATCATCTTTGAAGCAACAGGTGTCTATTCTCGTCGTCTCCAAGCTTTTCTGGATGAACATGGCTACGCTTATACACGGCTTAATCCCTTAGAAGCTAAGAAGCAACTGGATAGCTTGCGTGTGCGGAAAACAGATCAAATTGACGCCGAAAAACTGGCTCAATCTCAATTTGTGCTGAATCGTAAACCCACTTATGTCCAAGAAGAAGTCTATCAAGAACTGCGAGATTTAAGTCGCTTCTATCAGAACTTAACTGAGGACATCGTTCGAGCTAAAAACCGTCTGCACAAGGTCTTGCAAGTCACGTTTCCAGAGATAGAGACTGTCTTATCAAAGCCAACTGGGGAACAATACTGGAACTTAGTTACTGCGTTTCCTTGCAAGGACTTCGTGCTTGATTTAAGCAAGGACAAACTCTTAGAGAGCATTCGTCAGTCCACCTCAAAACGTATTTCGGACAAGCGTGTGGCGTATTTAGCTGAGAAGCTGATAGCACTAGCTAATCAATCTTATTGTGCCGTCAAGAAAACCTCTCCAATGCTGGAAGAGGTTCGTTACTATGCAAAAGAATTGCTTAGACTTTCTGAACAGAGACAAACTGTTCTAGACCAAATGGTGGAACTAGCTCAGCCATTACCTGAATATGACATTCTGCTCTCTATTCCTGGAATAGCTGAGACTACTGCAACAAGTATTATTGGTGAACTGGGAGATATTCGCCGTTTTCAGTCTGCCAATCAAATCAATGCCTTTATCGGTATTGATCTGAGACACTATGAATCTGGCAACTTCCTCGCTAAGGAACACATTACCAAGCGTGGCAATCCCTACGCTAGAAAGATTCTGTTCAAATGTATCCACAATATCGCTTCAGCCAGTCATACCAATCCTTGCCATATCGCAGACTTTTATGAGAAACGAAAAAGACAATCGCAAACGACTTCTACGAAGCCACACACGATTGCCTCCATACATCGTCTCATTCGGACAATGTATTACCTCATTATGCATAACAAACTTTACGATTACGCTTCAACCCAAAATCGGTAA
- a CDS encoding ABC transporter ATP-binding protein, whose product MKKIIEFKDFTFRYQAQQEPTLKDIQLTIYQGEKVLIIGPSGSGKSTIGQCLNGIIPNIYKGEHSGSLLLDGQEAFNLSIYDKSLLVSTVLQDTDGQFIGLSVAEDLAFALENDMESQVVMKQKVGDWAERLSLTDWLAHRPQDLSGGQKQRVSLGGVLIDESPILLFDEPLANLDPKSGQDTIDLIDRLHKQEGTTTIIIEHRLEDVLYRQVDRVVLINDGRILFNGGQDDLLRTSLLQENGIREPLYLSTLRALGYPIAQAERLSSVWEIDIEALNIASLPTLHFENGEKEALLEVKHLHFSYPNKQVLTDIQLTIHKGERLAIVGKNGAGKSTLAKVLCGFIQGEGEILWKGQSIKEDSVKERAERIGYVLQNPNQMISQTMIFDEVALGLRMRGVTEEEIEHRVHHILKVCGLYPFRNWPISALSYGQKKRVTIASILVLNPEIILLDEPTAGQDQRHYREMMEFLDQLNAQGHTIVMITHDMQLMLDYSDRAVVVVDGQIIEDASPAEILSDDTVIERANLKETSIFHLAERLGVNPLELTTFYMQEERRGR is encoded by the coding sequence ATGAAAAAAATCATTGAGTTTAAAGATTTTACATTTAGATACCAAGCGCAACAGGAACCCACTTTAAAAGATATTCAGTTAACGATTTATCAGGGAGAGAAAGTTCTGATTATTGGTCCATCTGGTTCAGGAAAGTCGACGATTGGACAATGTCTTAATGGTATTATTCCCAATATTTACAAGGGAGAACATAGCGGAAGTTTACTATTGGATGGTCAGGAAGCTTTTAATCTTTCAATTTATGATAAGTCCTTGCTCGTATCAACGGTTCTTCAAGATACAGATGGTCAATTCATTGGCTTATCAGTTGCCGAGGACCTAGCTTTTGCTTTGGAAAACGACATGGAAAGCCAGGTGGTGATGAAGCAAAAAGTAGGAGATTGGGCAGAAAGACTGTCTTTGACCGATTGGCTGGCACATCGACCACAAGATTTATCTGGAGGTCAAAAGCAACGAGTCAGTCTGGGCGGAGTTCTTATTGATGAGAGTCCTATTTTGTTGTTTGATGAGCCACTTGCTAATTTAGACCCCAAATCGGGCCAAGATACGATTGATTTGATTGACCGTCTGCACAAGCAAGAAGGGACCACAACCATTATTATCGAACACCGTTTAGAGGACGTACTGTATCGTCAGGTGGACCGAGTTGTATTGATTAATGACGGTCGGATTTTGTTCAATGGAGGACAGGATGATTTATTACGTACCTCATTGTTACAGGAAAACGGCATCCGTGAACCCTTATATCTATCGACTCTTCGCGCCTTAGGATATCCGATTGCGCAGGCAGAACGCCTCTCCTCAGTTTGGGAAATTGATATTGAGGCTTTGAATATAGCATCCCTACCGACTCTACACTTTGAAAATGGAGAGAAAGAGGCTTTGTTAGAAGTCAAGCATCTTCATTTTTCCTATCCTAACAAACAAGTTCTTACAGACATCCAACTGACGATTCATAAGGGGGAACGTCTAGCTATTGTTGGAAAAAATGGTGCTGGGAAATCTACTTTAGCCAAGGTGCTTTGTGGTTTTATTCAGGGTGAGGGTGAGATTCTCTGGAAGGGGCAGTCGATCAAAGAAGATTCTGTCAAAGAGCGAGCAGAACGGATTGGTTATGTTCTTCAGAATCCCAACCAAATGATTAGCCAAACGATGATCTTTGATGAGGTTGCCCTTGGTTTGCGCATGCGAGGGGTGACAGAAGAAGAAATTGAACACCGAGTTCACCATATCTTGAAAGTATGTGGCCTGTATCCGTTTCGTAATTGGCCGATTTCGGCACTTTCGTATGGGCAGAAAAAACGGGTAACGATAGCATCTATCTTGGTTCTCAATCCAGAAATTATTTTGCTAGATGAGCCAACAGCAGGACAAGATCAACGACATTATCGGGAAATGATGGAGTTTTTGGATCAATTAAATGCTCAAGGGCACACCATTGTCATGATTACCCATGATATGCAACTCATGCTAGATTATTCAGATAGAGCTGTTGTTGTGGTGGATGGGCAGATTATTGAAGATGCCAGTCCAGCAGAAATTTTATCTGATGATACGGTGATTGAGCGAGCCAATTTAAAAGAAACATCAATTTTTCACTTGGCAGAGAGGTTGGGAGTTAATCCCTTAGAATTAACGACGTTTTATATGCAGGAAGAAAGGAGAGGAAGATGA